The Mesorhizobium sp. M1D.F.Ca.ET.043.01.1.1 genome contains a region encoding:
- a CDS encoding conjugal transfer protein TraG: MTPTKLLIGQIAIVFAIVLIGVWAATQWCAQMLAFQEQLGAPWFVAAGWPIYEPWKLLEWWFQFDAYAPEVFDKAGMLAGTSGLMGFAAAIAGSLWRARQRGLVTTYGSSRWAATREIDKAGLFQPAGVFLGKLQDRYLRHDGPEHVMAFAPTRSGKGVGLVVPTLLSWSGSAVIHDIKGENWQLTSGWRSKFSYCLLFNPTDPRSARYNPLLEVRKGPNEVRDVQNIADILVDPEGALERRNHWEKTSHSLLVGAILHVLYAEEEKTLARVATFLSDPQRSFVATLQRMMTTNHLGAAERPQVHPVVASAAREVLNKSENERSGVLSTAMSFLGLYHDPTVAAATSSCDWRIADLMDAARPTSLYLVVPPSDISRTKPLVRLILNQIGRRLTERLEGDPKKGRKHQLLMMLDEFPALGRLDFFETALAFMAGYGIRAYLIAQSLNQISKAYGENNAILDNCHVRIAFSSNDERTAKRISDALGTATELRSMRNYAGHRLAPWLSHVMVSRQETARQLLTPGEVMQLPPSDELVLVSGLPPIRAKKLRYYEDQNFTERMLPAPVLHDTLYADSPAPRQDDWTGQVRRVDRRLASDDENAGAALADEGGVQQQRHPGLPEEHTAVTREPDQDDLSPPADDDSEAMADKRVMDRISTVGRAYGINEGRGDDKDIVPGF, encoded by the coding sequence ATGACGCCCACAAAGCTTCTGATTGGGCAGATCGCCATTGTGTTCGCCATCGTTCTGATCGGCGTGTGGGCTGCCACGCAATGGTGCGCTCAAATGCTGGCCTTTCAGGAACAACTCGGCGCGCCATGGTTTGTCGCGGCTGGCTGGCCGATCTACGAGCCGTGGAAACTGTTGGAATGGTGGTTCCAATTCGATGCCTATGCGCCCGAGGTATTCGACAAGGCGGGCATGCTTGCGGGCACCAGTGGATTGATGGGCTTTGCCGCTGCAATCGCTGGTTCCCTGTGGCGCGCGCGCCAGCGCGGGTTGGTTACTACCTATGGCTCCTCTCGATGGGCGGCGACGCGGGAGATCGACAAAGCAGGGCTGTTTCAGCCGGCCGGCGTCTTCCTTGGCAAACTGCAGGATCGGTATCTGCGTCATGACGGGCCGGAGCACGTCATGGCGTTTGCGCCGACACGTTCGGGCAAGGGCGTCGGACTGGTTGTCCCAACTCTTCTCTCCTGGTCCGGATCGGCCGTCATTCACGACATCAAAGGCGAGAACTGGCAGCTGACCTCCGGCTGGCGGTCGAAGTTCTCGTATTGCCTATTGTTCAATCCGACTGATCCGCGATCGGCCCGCTACAACCCACTCTTGGAAGTGCGCAAAGGTCCGAACGAGGTCCGCGACGTTCAGAACATCGCCGACATCTTGGTCGATCCTGAGGGCGCGCTGGAGCGGCGTAATCATTGGGAGAAGACCAGCCATTCACTCTTGGTCGGCGCCATCCTGCACGTCCTCTATGCCGAGGAGGAAAAGACACTCGCTCGGGTCGCCACGTTCTTGTCGGACCCGCAGCGCTCATTTGTTGCAACGCTACAGCGGATGATGACGACCAACCATCTGGGCGCGGCGGAAAGGCCTCAAGTACACCCCGTTGTGGCTTCTGCGGCGCGCGAGGTGCTGAACAAGTCGGAGAACGAGCGTTCAGGCGTCCTCTCGACCGCCATGTCTTTTCTCGGGCTCTACCATGATCCGACCGTGGCTGCAGCCACTTCGTCTTGTGACTGGCGGATCGCCGACTTGATGGATGCCGCGCGGCCTACATCGCTCTATCTGGTCGTGCCGCCATCTGACATTTCGCGCACCAAGCCTTTGGTGCGGCTGATCCTGAACCAGATCGGCAGACGGCTCACGGAGCGCCTCGAGGGTGACCCAAAGAAGGGTCGCAAGCATCAACTGCTCATGATGCTGGATGAGTTTCCGGCGCTCGGTCGCCTCGACTTCTTTGAGACCGCGCTCGCCTTTATGGCCGGTTACGGAATTCGCGCCTACTTGATCGCGCAATCGTTGAACCAGATCTCCAAAGCGTATGGCGAGAACAACGCCATTCTGGACAATTGCCATGTGCGAATTGCCTTTTCCTCCAACGATGAGCGCACGGCCAAGCGAATCTCGGACGCGCTTGGCACGGCCACGGAATTGAGATCGATGCGCAACTATGCGGGCCACCGGCTGGCGCCCTGGCTCTCGCATGTCATGGTGAGCCGCCAGGAAACCGCCCGGCAGCTGCTGACACCTGGCGAGGTGATGCAATTGCCGCCTTCGGACGAACTGGTGCTCGTTTCGGGATTGCCCCCCATCCGCGCCAAAAAGCTGCGCTACTACGAGGATCAGAATTTCACCGAACGGATGCTGCCTGCGCCGGTGCTGCATGACACTCTCTACGCAGACTCCCCTGCGCCGCGCCAAGACGACTGGACTGGCCAAGTACGCCGAGTCGACCGTCGTCTTGCCTCCGACGACGAAAACGCTGGCGCCGCGCTTGCCGACGAGGGAGGTGTTCAGCAGCAGCGCCATCCCGGCCTGCCCGAAGAACATACCGCCGTCACCCGGGAACCGGACCAGGACGATCTGTCCCCACCCGCAGATGATGATAGCGAGGCGATGGCCGACAAGCGCGTCATGGACCGGATCTCCACCGTCGGGCGTGCCTATGGCATCAACGAGGGAAGGGGCGACGACAAGGACATCGTGCCCGGCTTCTGA
- the hemN gene encoding oxygen-independent coproporphyrinogen III oxidase, with product MQTTKDREVRLPWYTIYPTVSEFSGAVGAEAYEEWLRNLPTDDPASLYLHVPFCRSKCWFCGFPTAITRHDAPIFNYLAALHDEIRLVSEHAPQALPVSDVHFGGGTPTLMGPVEFLALMELLRRRFALEKTATIAVEIDPRTFTADMAEALEAAGVNRASLGVQSFDPIVQKAINRVQTEAQTAAAVEMLRRHGVRSINFDLIFGLPHQTVQSCVETTRAAVAMRPNRLAAFGYSHIPSFIRNQRLIEEASLPGSAARAEQDAAIAVTLIAAGYREIGLDHFALPDDDLALAQKTGRLRRNSLGYSADTCKTVIGFGASAIGRVGEGYVQNEVTRDSYSRHIAAGRLATSKGYRLTDEDRARAAIIERLMCDLEADVPAICAAHGSDPIHFLESAERLAMLTKDGIVDIEKGFVRVSRQHRFAIRSVAAAFDAFLDRGAPRVNQRV from the coding sequence TTGCAGACCACAAAAGATCGCGAGGTCCGCCTGCCTTGGTACACCATCTATCCGACTGTCTCGGAGTTCTCTGGGGCGGTCGGCGCCGAGGCTTATGAGGAATGGCTCAGGAACCTACCGACTGACGATCCGGCGTCACTTTACTTGCACGTTCCGTTCTGCCGATCAAAGTGCTGGTTTTGCGGCTTTCCCACCGCAATCACTCGCCATGATGCGCCGATCTTCAATTATCTGGCGGCGCTGCATGACGAGATACGTTTGGTCTCGGAGCACGCGCCGCAGGCGCTGCCCGTCAGCGATGTGCATTTTGGCGGGGGAACGCCAACTCTCATGGGGCCAGTAGAGTTCCTCGCCCTGATGGAGTTGCTGCGCCGCCGCTTTGCGCTCGAAAAAACGGCTACGATCGCCGTCGAGATCGACCCACGCACGTTCACGGCCGACATGGCCGAAGCCTTGGAAGCAGCAGGCGTGAACCGCGCGAGCCTCGGCGTGCAGAGCTTCGATCCCATTGTTCAAAAAGCGATCAACCGGGTCCAAACTGAGGCGCAAACCGCGGCTGCCGTCGAAATGCTGCGTCGGCATGGAGTGAGAAGCATCAACTTCGACCTCATCTTTGGTCTCCCGCATCAAACGGTGCAATCTTGCGTCGAGACCACGAGAGCGGCGGTCGCCATGCGCCCCAACCGGCTTGCGGCGTTCGGCTACTCCCACATCCCGTCCTTTATTAGGAATCAGCGCCTCATCGAGGAGGCATCTCTTCCAGGCAGCGCTGCCCGCGCCGAACAGGATGCGGCCATTGCTGTGACGCTGATTGCCGCCGGCTACCGAGAGATCGGGCTCGACCATTTCGCCTTGCCGGACGACGATCTCGCCCTGGCACAGAAAACCGGTCGCCTGCGGCGCAACTCGCTGGGTTACTCGGCCGACACCTGCAAAACCGTGATCGGTTTCGGCGCGTCGGCTATCGGGCGTGTCGGCGAGGGTTACGTCCAGAACGAGGTTACACGGGATTCCTACAGCCGGCACATCGCAGCTGGCCGTCTGGCGACGTCAAAGGGCTACCGTCTTACCGACGAAGACCGCGCGCGAGCCGCAATCATCGAGCGATTAATGTGCGATCTCGAGGCCGATGTGCCGGCAATCTGTGCCGCCCACGGGTCTGATCCGATCCATTTTCTCGAATCAGCTGAACGCTTGGCGATGCTTACTAAGGACGGAATTGTGGACATCGAAAAGGGTTTTGTCCGCGTATCGCGGCAGCATCGCTTTGCGATTCGCTCTGTTGCTGCCGCATTCGATGCTTTTCTCGACCGGGGTGCCCCGCGAGTCAACCAACGAGTGTGA
- the glmS gene encoding glutamine--fructose-6-phosphate transaminase (isomerizing), which translates to MCGIVGIVGQQPVSERLVDALKRLEYRGYDSAGIATITEGTLHRRRAEGKLVNLETRLKEEPLSGTIGIAHTRWATHGPPTERNAHPHFTDGVAVVHNGIIENFAELKDELAATGTEFQTDTDTEVLAHLLAGHRRAGMGRGEAVHAMLKSVRGAYALAILFEDDPSTIIAARNGPPLAIGHGDGEMFLGSDAIALAPFTNEITYLVDGDWAVVSRTGADIFDNDGLPVARPRQTSMAAATLANKGNHRHFMEKEILEQPEVIADALGQYTNLIENGADAAFGIDFARIPSLAISACGTAYLAGLIGKYWFERYARLPVEIDVASEFRYREIPLSAQSAALFISQSGETADTLASLRYCKQLGLKIGAVVNARESTIAREADVVFPILAGPEIGVASTKAFTCQLAVLAALAIHAAKVRGTVTEDEAQAFVGSFTEMPRLMRQVLNSIQPQIELLSRELSKCHHVLYLGRGTNFPLAMEGALKLKEISYIHAEGYAAGELKHGPIALIDSNMPVIVIAPHDRFFDKTLSNMQEVAARGGRIILITDGKGAAASKLDTMHTIVLPATDEIVAPMIFSLPIQLLAYHTAVCVGTDLDQPRNLAKSVTVE; encoded by the coding sequence ATGTGCGGGATTGTTGGCATCGTTGGGCAACAGCCGGTGTCGGAGCGCCTGGTCGACGCGTTGAAGCGTCTGGAATATCGCGGCTATGATTCGGCCGGCATTGCGACGATCACCGAGGGCACCTTGCACCGCCGGCGCGCCGAGGGCAAGCTCGTCAATCTCGAGACGAGACTGAAGGAAGAGCCGCTGAGTGGCACCATCGGCATCGCCCACACCCGCTGGGCAACCCATGGGCCACCGACGGAACGCAATGCACACCCGCACTTCACGGACGGTGTGGCCGTCGTCCATAACGGCATCATCGAGAATTTCGCCGAACTGAAGGACGAATTGGCGGCGACGGGAACCGAGTTCCAGACCGACACCGACACTGAGGTCCTTGCGCATCTCTTGGCAGGACACCGCCGGGCGGGCATGGGGCGCGGTGAGGCGGTGCATGCCATGCTGAAAAGCGTCAGGGGTGCCTACGCGCTTGCCATCCTCTTTGAAGATGATCCGTCGACCATCATTGCGGCGCGCAATGGACCACCGCTGGCGATCGGTCATGGCGACGGCGAGATGTTCCTGGGCTCCGACGCGATCGCGCTTGCTCCATTCACGAATGAAATCACCTATCTCGTCGACGGCGACTGGGCCGTTGTCAGCAGGACGGGCGCCGACATCTTTGATAACGACGGCCTCCCCGTCGCGCGTCCGCGCCAGACCTCGATGGCTGCGGCCACTCTGGCCAACAAGGGCAACCATCGCCACTTCATGGAGAAGGAAATCCTCGAGCAGCCCGAGGTCATCGCCGATGCGCTCGGTCAGTATACCAATCTCATAGAAAATGGCGCCGATGCGGCATTTGGCATCGACTTCGCCAGGATCCCGAGCTTGGCGATCTCTGCCTGCGGCACCGCGTATCTCGCGGGACTGATCGGAAAATACTGGTTCGAGCGCTATGCGCGCCTGCCCGTCGAAATAGATGTTGCATCCGAATTCCGCTATCGCGAGATCCCGCTGTCTGCGCAGTCTGCGGCTCTTTTCATTTCACAGTCGGGCGAAACCGCCGATACGCTGGCATCGCTGAGGTACTGCAAGCAGCTTGGGCTGAAAATTGGCGCCGTCGTCAATGCGCGCGAATCGACCATCGCTCGGGAGGCCGATGTGGTCTTCCCGATCCTTGCCGGCCCGGAGATCGGTGTCGCCTCCACCAAGGCCTTCACCTGCCAGCTTGCCGTACTTGCAGCACTCGCCATCCACGCAGCCAAGGTCCGCGGAACCGTGACCGAAGATGAGGCGCAGGCGTTCGTCGGGAGCTTCACGGAAATGCCGCGCCTCATGAGGCAGGTGCTGAACAGCATCCAGCCGCAGATTGAGCTTCTGTCGCGCGAACTGTCAAAGTGTCATCATGTCCTGTACCTCGGCCGTGGCACAAATTTCCCACTCGCGATGGAAGGTGCGCTGAAGCTCAAGGAAATTTCCTACATCCACGCCGAGGGCTATGCGGCAGGTGAATTGAAGCACGGTCCTATCGCATTGATAGACTCGAACATGCCAGTGATCGTCATCGCGCCACATGATCGCTTTTTCGACAAGACCCTCTCAAACATGCAGGAAGTGGCCGCCCGCGGAGGGCGCATTATCCTCATCACCGATGGCAAAGGGGCAGCCGCATCGAAACTCGATACGATGCACACGATCGTGCTGCCGGCCACCGACGAGATTGTCGCGCCGATGATCTTCTCGCTGCCGATACAGCTTCTTGCGTATCACACGGCCGTCTGCGTGGGCACAGATCTCGACCAGCCACGCAACCTGGCGAAATCAGTCACAGTCGAATGA
- a CDS encoding LysE family translocator → MNVDLHQLLIVFAAYVIAAGSPGPSNMRIMGVAMSRGRGAALILASGVVSGSIFWGFMASTGISALLARYAQALLVLQVFGGLYLLLLAFRAGRSALTSNEKLAVRASTDEVAFSRGKLYGRGLLMHLANPKSVLAWIALVTLGIGPNSSWQTMAAILGGCAVLSVTIFCGYAIVFSTPPMVALYRRCRRWIESLLAMFFVFAGLRMLLSPM, encoded by the coding sequence ATGAATGTCGATCTCCATCAGTTACTCATCGTCTTTGCTGCATATGTCATTGCCGCAGGGAGCCCCGGCCCGAGCAACATGCGCATCATGGGGGTTGCCATGTCGCGCGGCAGGGGTGCCGCGCTCATACTCGCGTCTGGCGTCGTCAGCGGCTCGATCTTCTGGGGTTTTATGGCCTCGACCGGCATCTCCGCCCTCTTGGCCAGGTACGCCCAGGCACTACTCGTCCTGCAGGTTTTCGGGGGCCTTTACTTGCTATTACTCGCCTTCAGGGCGGGACGGTCGGCGCTTACGTCGAACGAGAAGCTGGCGGTGCGCGCCTCGACCGACGAAGTCGCTTTTTCACGGGGTAAGCTCTATGGAAGGGGCCTCCTGATGCATTTGGCGAACCCAAAATCCGTGCTGGCATGGATCGCGCTCGTCACACTGGGAATCGGCCCGAATTCGTCGTGGCAGACCATGGCGGCCATATTGGGTGGCTGCGCCGTCTTAAGTGTCACGATATTCTGCGGCTACGCCATTGTCTTCTCCACACCGCCGATGGTGGCTCTGTATCGCCGCTGTCGCCGTTGGATCGAAAGTCTGCTGGCAATGTTCTTCGTATTCGCCGGGCTGCGCATGCTGCTTTCCCCTATGTAG
- a CDS encoding dihydrodipicolinate synthase family protein, with product MTLFRGMSAFPLTPTDAKGHVDTEALARFLERIQRAGADSIGLLGSTGGYAYLTREERKRAVQAAVECIGGKTPLFVGVGALRTDEAQALARDAKSAGADGLLLAPMSYVPLNEDEVFQHFVAVAEAGELPLCIYNNPSTTRFTFSDALIARLSEVSNIVAVKMPLAANEDYTGELARLRSMTPDTFTIGYSGDWGAADALLAGCDTWYSVAAGLLAVPALALTRAAQSGDVAESARLNRAFEPLWTLFKHYGSFRVMFIIAEYLGLAHVEPPRPILPLPDNAGDDIRQALEKLHTACAVQLLH from the coding sequence ATGACTTTGTTTCGCGGCATGTCGGCGTTCCCCCTCACGCCAACCGATGCGAAAGGGCATGTCGACACCGAGGCATTGGCTCGTTTTCTCGAGCGTATTCAACGAGCGGGAGCAGACTCCATCGGCCTTTTGGGGAGCACGGGCGGCTATGCTTACCTCACGAGGGAAGAACGCAAGCGCGCCGTTCAGGCTGCCGTGGAATGCATTGGCGGCAAAACGCCTCTTTTCGTGGGGGTGGGTGCATTGCGTACCGACGAAGCTCAGGCTCTGGCGCGCGATGCAAAATCCGCTGGCGCTGACGGCCTGCTCCTGGCACCCATGTCCTACGTTCCCCTGAATGAGGATGAAGTCTTCCAGCACTTCGTCGCGGTTGCCGAGGCGGGGGAACTGCCTTTGTGCATATACAACAATCCAAGCACCACGCGCTTCACATTCAGCGACGCATTGATCGCCCGGCTGTCAGAGGTGTCCAACATCGTCGCCGTGAAAATGCCTCTGGCGGCGAATGAGGATTACACGGGAGAACTGGCACGCTTGCGGTCGATGACGCCTGACACGTTCACAATCGGATACAGCGGCGATTGGGGCGCGGCGGATGCCCTGCTCGCCGGATGTGACACCTGGTACAGCGTTGCGGCAGGTTTGCTGGCGGTCCCGGCGCTTGCGCTGACGCGTGCGGCGCAGTCCGGCGACGTGGCGGAGTCCGCTCGGTTGAACCGCGCTTTCGAGCCGCTCTGGACCTTGTTCAAGCACTACGGCAGCTTCCGCGTTATGTTCATCATCGCCGAATACCTCGGTCTGGCGCACGTCGAGCCACCGCGCCCTATTTTGCCGTTGCCGGACAACGCCGGAGATGACATTAGGCAGGCACTGGAGAAGCTCCACACAGCATGCGCAGTGCAACTGCTACACTAA